Proteins found in one Aneurinibacillus uraniidurans genomic segment:
- the tenA gene encoding thiaminase II yields the protein MQEKFTDYLLRSGQEYWERYLHHPFVQGIGDGTLDTAAFRYYMCQDYVYLIDYAKLYAYGVIKARDLHTMELFSTVTEGLLHTEMELHRQYAARFGITREELEQTESAPMNLAYTKYMLSVAQTGSLAELVACLLPCIWGYAHIGKRLAEAGLPESQPLYHDWIRMYASEEMDEMAGQMAALMDELASGISATERQVLEKHFITTTKFEYMFWEMAYHRQAWPI from the coding sequence ATGCAGGAGAAATTTACGGATTACTTATTGCGTTCTGGACAGGAATATTGGGAACGTTACTTGCATCATCCGTTTGTGCAGGGAATTGGTGATGGCACGCTTGATACAGCAGCATTTCGCTACTATATGTGCCAGGATTACGTGTATTTAATTGATTATGCAAAGCTGTATGCCTATGGCGTTATTAAGGCACGTGATTTGCATACGATGGAGCTATTCTCTACGGTGACAGAGGGGCTCCTCCATACTGAGATGGAACTGCACCGCCAATATGCGGCCCGGTTCGGCATTACCCGGGAAGAATTAGAGCAGACAGAGTCTGCTCCGATGAATCTGGCTTATACGAAATACATGCTTTCTGTAGCGCAGACAGGCTCGCTGGCAGAGCTTGTTGCCTGCCTTCTGCCATGCATATGGGGATATGCTCATATTGGAAAGCGCCTGGCAGAAGCGGGCCTACCAGAGTCACAGCCACTGTACCACGACTGGATTCGGATGTATGCGTCTGAAGAAATGGATGAGATGGCGGGTCAGATGGCGGCGCTTATGGATGAGCTTGCATCAGGAATATCGGCGACAGAACGCCAGGTGCTGGAAAAACATTTTATTACTACAACTAAATTTGAGTACATGTTTTGGGAAATGGCTTATCATCGGCAAGCATGGCCGATTTAA
- a CDS encoding LCP family protein, whose translation MKIIRIIKILFLTLVLVVVGGGAYYAYSFYSFTSKIHNPAAATSLPEWTGTERVNVLLLGVDKREKEETTRSDSMMIASIDPTTKKAHLFSVLRDSWVDIPGHRKNRINSAYELGGPELTAETVEELTGMPIQYYVVTDFQGFEKVVDALGGIDMYVEKDMEYYLYEDHGYYDIVLKKGQQHLDGRKALQYVRFRHDKMGDFTRTERQRNFMKAMAEKAKSSTSLLRIPSVLEAVSPYVTTNMTSSDMLRLANLGYKIDWSTVESDQIPPANILREKRVNGAQVIDPRKERTQKYLRELLNGETGNEEQTKNQ comes from the coding sequence ATGAAGATCATACGAATAATAAAAATCTTATTTCTTACGCTTGTGCTTGTCGTAGTGGGAGGAGGGGCATATTATGCGTATTCCTTCTACTCTTTTACTTCGAAAATTCATAATCCAGCTGCTGCAACTTCACTACCAGAGTGGACGGGAACAGAGCGTGTCAATGTCTTGCTGCTTGGCGTAGATAAGCGAGAGAAGGAAGAGACAACACGTTCTGACTCGATGATGATTGCTAGCATTGATCCGACAACGAAGAAGGCACATCTTTTCTCTGTGCTGCGTGACTCATGGGTAGACATTCCTGGGCACCGTAAAAATCGAATCAACAGCGCATATGAGCTGGGGGGACCTGAACTGACAGCTGAAACGGTAGAAGAGCTGACAGGCATGCCTATTCAGTATTATGTAGTGACAGATTTTCAGGGATTTGAGAAAGTCGTTGATGCACTTGGTGGCATCGATATGTATGTAGAAAAAGACATGGAGTATTATTTGTACGAAGACCATGGATATTACGATATTGTGCTAAAAAAAGGGCAGCAGCATCTTGATGGTCGGAAGGCATTGCAGTATGTGCGTTTTCGCCACGATAAAATGGGAGACTTCACACGTACGGAGCGCCAGCGTAATTTTATGAAGGCAATGGCAGAAAAAGCGAAAAGTAGTACCAGTCTACTGCGTATTCCGAGCGTGTTAGAGGCAGTCTCACCGTATGTGACAACTAACATGACATCAAGTGATATGCTGCGTCTTGCTAACCTTGGATATAAAATTGACTGGAGTACGGTCGAGTCAGATCAGATTCCGCCAGCTAATATTTTGCGTGAAAAGCGCGTGAACGGAGCACAAGTAATTGATCCACGTAAAGAGCGGACGCAAAAGTACTTACGTGAGCTTCTAAACGGAGAAACGGGGAATGAAGAGCAAACGAAAAATCAGTAA
- a CDS encoding motility protein A, producing MDLASIVGILIALVAVVFGFTHDGGTLNLLWSVSSFVLVIGATLGAVSVSVSLAEAKSIPKLLKKIFNDQKMDYVGLVNQMEDLAGKARREGLLSLEQEIEQIDNPFISRGLRSAIDGVDQSVIGEMLEYDISAMEARHARGAKIFENAGGYCPTIGIMGTVMHMVVIMTHLNQPEALGPMISAAFLATLYGVGFANLLFFPFAEKLKGKSKDEVLYLTIALEGIIGVQQGMNPVALREKLLVFLSEGARNITGGDQINVQKEAEA from the coding sequence ATGGATTTAGCCTCGATTGTAGGGATTCTCATAGCTCTGGTTGCGGTCGTCTTCGGATTTACTCATGATGGAGGAACGTTAAACCTTCTATGGAGTGTGTCCTCATTTGTGCTCGTTATCGGTGCAACTCTTGGTGCGGTATCAGTATCGGTTTCACTGGCAGAAGCAAAAAGTATTCCAAAATTACTAAAAAAAATTTTTAACGATCAAAAAATGGATTACGTAGGTCTGGTCAATCAAATGGAAGATCTAGCAGGAAAGGCACGTCGTGAAGGGCTGCTTTCATTGGAGCAGGAGATTGAACAGATTGATAACCCGTTCATTTCACGAGGACTCCGCAGTGCCATTGATGGGGTAGATCAGTCTGTTATTGGAGAAATGCTTGAATACGACATCTCAGCGATGGAAGCTCGTCATGCACGTGGGGCAAAAATCTTTGAGAATGCCGGAGGCTATTGTCCGACAATTGGGATCATGGGTACCGTTATGCACATGGTAGTAATCATGACGCATCTAAACCAACCAGAAGCACTTGGTCCGATGATCAGTGCGGCATTTCTTGCCACATTGTACGGGGTAGGATTTGCTAACTTGCTCTTCTTCCCTTTTGCCGAGAAGCTGAAAGGTAAGTCTAAAGATGAAGTGCTTTATCTTACGATTGCGTTGGAAGGCATCATCGGCGTACAGCAAGGGATGAATCCGGTAGCACTCCGGGAGAAACTGCTTGTATTCCTGTCTGAAGGTGCACGTAATATTACAGGCGGTGATCAGATCAATGTCCAGAAAGAAGCAGAAGCATGA
- a CDS encoding flagellar motor protein MotB, whose amino-acid sequence MSRKKQKHEGHVNLERWLVSYADFMTLLFIVFLVLFSMSAVDASKFQALKESFSTITGSGASVVMPAPGSTQTPTVNINTGKTKQKNEVAAEQEKFEDVKEKVQQYAKAKGIDKDVKVKVDQNGIKMTFTGTVLFENGKADLQPEAVGIIKDIFTILGTVDNPIRVEGHTDNVPIHTPQFPSNWELSTMRASNLVRYSIEQFKVSPQRLSAAGYGEFHPVAPNDSAENRAKNRRVEIMVLSTAAAKADAQKPGSDELK is encoded by the coding sequence ATGTCCAGAAAGAAGCAGAAGCATGAGGGGCACGTTAATCTAGAGCGCTGGCTCGTTTCCTATGCTGACTTTATGACGCTATTATTCATTGTGTTTTTGGTTTTGTTTTCTATGAGCGCAGTCGATGCTTCAAAATTTCAGGCGCTAAAGGAATCTTTCTCTACCATTACGGGTTCGGGTGCATCGGTAGTCATGCCGGCTCCAGGTTCTACCCAGACTCCGACAGTTAATATAAACACGGGTAAGACGAAGCAAAAAAACGAGGTTGCAGCTGAGCAGGAGAAGTTTGAGGACGTGAAAGAAAAAGTTCAGCAGTATGCGAAGGCAAAAGGCATTGATAAAGACGTCAAGGTTAAAGTTGACCAGAATGGAATTAAAATGACGTTTACAGGCACGGTTTTGTTTGAGAACGGAAAAGCCGATCTACAGCCGGAAGCAGTAGGAATTATCAAGGATATATTTACAATTCTTGGTACGGTTGATAATCCGATTCGGGTTGAAGGACATACAGATAACGTTCCGATTCATACACCACAGTTTCCATCTAACTGGGAGCTATCTACGATGCGAGCGAGTAATCTTGTTCGTTATAGTATTGAGCAGTTTAAGGTTTCGCCGCAGCGCTTGTCTGCAGCTGGATATGGTGAATTCCATCCGGTTGCTCCTAATGATTCGGCGGAGAATCGTGCGAAAAATCGTCGGGTAGAAATTATGGTTTTAAGTACAGCAGCGGCTAAAGCAGATGCTCAGAAGCCGGGTAGCGATGAACTGAAATAA
- a CDS encoding lysylphosphatidylglycerol synthase transmembrane domain-containing protein, whose protein sequence is MKGNVLKLAAGIGITCVFLFLAYQNLGQLHFARIIHYPVHYFYVLLAVFAFGVSQWFRALSWSRGMATTIPLRHMFASVCMGTGANMLLPFRIGEIVRVVTTGRAVKQYGIISVNLVLERLLDVCILVLLAVSAAFFIPFEAEVQEKLRLIRNILLVGMIVGSIVLILAVRFRQVWTTSMRLPGVLRRLVLILEQVKLLQSPLAGIRTLFYLGCSWGCVYLSAVAGVMAVGVQGHTAWTASLVVIVMTNLIMLIPSAPGGIGVFQYACVYSLSLFAIPTFKVAILAVLLHLVQYVAIVPLSGYYFVRDGFSVKEMYRNAMRQQEKTGA, encoded by the coding sequence ATGAAGGGTAACGTACTGAAGTTGGCTGCAGGGATTGGGATCACGTGTGTATTCTTGTTTTTAGCTTATCAAAATCTTGGACAGCTTCATTTTGCGCGTATCATTCACTATCCCGTTCATTATTTCTATGTCCTTCTTGCCGTGTTTGCTTTCGGCGTAAGTCAGTGGTTCCGAGCGCTGTCGTGGAGTCGAGGTATGGCAACAACTATTCCGCTTCGACATATGTTCGCATCTGTCTGTATGGGAACAGGTGCGAATATGTTGCTGCCTTTTCGGATTGGAGAAATTGTTCGTGTTGTCACCACTGGCCGTGCGGTCAAACAATACGGAATCATCAGTGTGAATCTTGTTTTGGAACGTCTGCTTGATGTGTGCATTCTTGTACTGCTTGCTGTCAGCGCAGCGTTTTTTATTCCGTTTGAAGCGGAAGTGCAAGAGAAGCTTCGGCTCATTCGGAATATATTGCTCGTCGGTATGATAGTGGGGAGCATTGTACTTATACTCGCTGTGCGTTTTCGCCAGGTGTGGACTACATCCATGCGCCTGCCAGGTGTTTTACGTAGGCTTGTCTTGATACTTGAGCAGGTGAAGTTGTTGCAGTCACCACTGGCCGGCATTCGTACGTTATTCTATCTGGGTTGCAGTTGGGGTTGTGTGTATTTGTCAGCAGTGGCAGGAGTAATGGCGGTTGGCGTACAAGGACATACTGCATGGACCGCCAGTCTGGTTGTCATTGTGATGACAAATCTAATTATGCTGATCCCATCTGCACCGGGAGGAATCGGCGTATTTCAGTATGCGTGTGTCTATTCGCTGTCGCTGTTTGCGATTCCGACATTTAAGGTGGCAATTCTGGCTGTTTTGCTGCATCTCGTACAGTATGTAGCTATTGTTCCACTAAGCGGGTACTATTTTGTACGTGATGGCTTCTCTGTCAAGGAGATGTATCGAAATGCGATGAGACAGCAGGAGAAGACAGGTGCATGA